One Marasmius oreades isolate 03SP1 chromosome 7, whole genome shotgun sequence genomic window, TTATCAGGCGGGGGAAGCGGGAGAGTATCATAGGTGTGGTAGTGGGTATCATGGAACTGAGAATAATTTATGTGCGACTGGGTAATGAGTTCCCAGCCCGCCATAGGTGACTGTGGCATTGGAAGATAAGTATCACCCGTGGTCACTTCTGTTGGAGAGAAGGTGGGAGCGTGAAGATCCACGTTGTATGTAGATGCAGCGGGATCATGAAGGTCATTATGAGGACCTCTGCAGCCGGATGTGAACACATAATTTGCGCTACACTGGTGGCTGGCATCGGTAGGCACCTCATCGTGTGTGTATAGATCGTGGGCTGGAGCCCAGTTCTTAGGCGGACCGATACTACGATGCAATGAAACAGGGCTCGGTGTTACCGGCCCAATCGTAGAAGGTGTGGTTGGACTATAGGAACTGCTGTCACAGAAATAGCAGGTTTGATGAGCAAACGTTGAGGCTTCCCCTGAGGTGTGGACGTCTGAAAGCTCATTTTTAAGACACATCGTGCCCCAACAAAGAAAGAATACTGACTAGACGTGAGTAATGGGTGTGGAGATCCATCGCGAGTTAAAGGTAGAGGGTACGGAGTACTGAGGACATTTGGGTCGGTCAATGCTGCGCCGGAACGCGAAGGGAGGACTCACAAAATACGCAGACGACGCTGAGGTCGAATCATGCTAAGTAACCTTTGGACTTCTGCACGGATCTGGCGGCTGTTCGTCGAGTGGAAGGTGAGAGGAAAAATAGAGACAGGAAGATGAGGGTGGAATTAGAACAGACTAGAAATATGTGTGGGGATGGATGACATAGACTAGCTGTTGAGTGGTTCAAAAATCTTGGGTGAATTGTCCGTTGCCCCGATTGCCATTTTCGGATCGTGTAAACCAGATCCCGGCAAACCCCCCTCCAAAACATCCTGTTTGGGGAGCGCCTATAATTCGGAAAACATTTGGGGGGCGGGCTAGGTATTAAGGGCATGGTCAACACGAGGCGATTCAAGCTGTAGGTAAGATGTTCAGTTGATGATAAAGAGAATGGAAGAGATACCGGACCATTTGACGAAATACAAGGAGGGGAGCAGGAAGGGACCCATGAATAGTAGGTTGAGCTTGGATGAGGGGGGAAAGCGAGCAAGAATGGACAGgaacgacaacgacgaagGCAACGGTTGAAATATCGCTCTTTCAACGTTGACATTCGTGGGATCCACGCTTTGACATGACATATCTCTGATAGAGGCGCAAAGTTGAACAAGGACAGGCTAAATGAGATTGAAATGCGGGGCAGCTTGACATTGTGAATCAAAGAGCACTCCCACCGCGAACGATGGTGAAGGACGCGTCTTTGGGATGGAGAATATGATTTTTCGCAAGTTCCGCCAAGATCCAAACAGCCCTGGCGATTCGGGGTGGTATCGGCGAGGCCACCGATACTAGGCGTGAATGAATAGTCTTTGCTGGATTAATGCCCTAGTATATCGAGATCGAGTGagtaaaataaaaataaaagaatCAGAAAAGAGCTTGAAAACGCCGCCCACTACATACAGCAACAAAAAGATCTTTCGGTTCGTCGTTCCTTGATGTGATTTTATGGAAGCTCGTAATTTCCACTCGAATGGGAGCCTGAGATCCGAATGATATTGAGAACATCCGGATATTCAAGATTATCTTGATTCGGAGCTAGACATACAGCAAGACGAAAGAGGTCCAGTTGCGAAAAGGGAGGGAACTTATCGCGGCAGAAGACCCAGCTACGTTCATGTACATGTTTATTACATAAGCTCGACCCACACCCTCCGACTGGACTCCCAACCAAGACTCTGGCAGGGCATCTTTGAACACAGCATCCGTCTATGGAAAGACAGGCAAAGAGGCATTGGGTGACTATCCACAATCAAAACAGAATCATCCTCCCAATGAGCCCATTGTCTGGAAAAACTCTCACACTCCCTCTTTCTTCGCGACGACAACAATGTCCACCGAAAACACCACCTCCTCTCATACTGAATTGGTCAGAGCATTGGAGCTCGTATCTGTCGAAGCCAGTAATATTACCAATGTCAACTTGTATCCGGGATGTGCAGAAATTACACGTGTCTATCGGTTTGGCGTGCAGAAGGGACAGAACCTCGTGAATATTCGCGAACTTCCTTGGACGATGGAATTGGAGTCTTTGAGGTACGTTGCGCCGTCATAATTCTGCTTCCACATTTATCATCCACTTGCTTCCTATAGAGTCAAAAGTCACCTGGGCTCAACGAAGATAAACAATGTAACGGTGGACCGGATGTTAGGATTTTCACCACCGAAACCTCTTGCTCTAGTCACGGCTCAACGTAGAAAAAACATTGTCGAGAAGCAGCTGGATAGGGTAAAGAAAACCTCACTCGCTCTGGATTGCTATACTGGAACTTTCAGAGCATCGGATTGTAGCATCAACAGTTTTGAGGATATTCTGAAGAGAATTCGGTCCTCAGGAGAAATGTTGGATGAAGAGATTCTTGGTCTAGAAGATGAACTGCGTACCTTGAACGAAGAGATACAGCTTGAACTTGAGAGGCATGAGGCTGTCTCGGATGGGCAGAAACCCTTCAAAGCAACAATTTCGAtgctagtagaggatgcatGTGACATGGAATTAAGGCTGGTTTACAGTAAGTTTcattcaaacgttcaacatATGCACGACCTACTTTACATTCTTACAGCCGTGAACCACGCTAAATGGACACCCGCGTACGATATGCACGTCAATTTGAAGGCTCTCAACTCGCCTGTTTCTCTCACGTACAAGGCCATGATAACACAAAACACTGGCGAGGTGCGAGTCTTCAACACATGCTTTTGAAAGCGCGCTGACTTTGATGCTCAGAATTGGACCAATGTTCCTCTGACATTGAGAACTATGTCTCCCTCGACCGAAATCGACCTACCTATCCTAGAGTCCTGGCCGCTGACCTTGACCTTACCCGAACATCAATCTTCCCCACTGACCAGTCGGAAGAGGCGGCGAGAATCAACAGGCGGGACACCCGCCAGAAAGTCCGGGACTTACGATAAAAGGAACGTGGCCTATGAGGAAGAGAGTTcggaagaagcagaagaagggGTCGTTGGTGCGGAATCTGGGAGCCTAATGGATGCAAACACTAATGGTGACGAGGGAGACGGAAACATTGACACGCTGGGTTTTCCCGAGGGTAACGTTAGTGTGACCTTCAAAATTCCCGGAGGAGCCACAATTATCTCGAATAATGCTGTTCATCAAGCTCTCATTGCGGACCTGAAGCTAGAAGCGAGATTGGAGTGGAGCTCGATTCCCAAAGGAGATTCCACTGCACTTGTGAAGGTAAGATACTGAGATTTTGTTTACTGAACTTGATTAATTATTTTTAATGAATCAATCCGAACAGGCACAGCTACGGAACACCTCGGAATACCCTTTGCTTCCCAGCACCGCAAATGTGTACGTTGATGATGCCCTCCATGCAAGGTCCGGGATACCTGGTGTACCGCCAACGAGTACATTCGAATGCACGCTTGGGTACGATATCCCGTCATCGTTTTGAAATGGTTCCAGCTCAACTTTCTATCCAGGCTCGATCCTTCGTTGCGAATTACATACCACCCAGCTGTTAAACATAGTTCAACCACCGGGTTCTACAACAAATCACGGGCCTATAACCACATTCAACGTATCACGATCCATAATATGAAGCACCTGCCCCTGAAGAATCTCAAGATTTTTGATCATATGCCTATACCAGAAAATCCGCAAGTGTCTGTCAAATTAATCAACCCTGCCCTCAGACTTCCCGGACCGGGGATGGAATCTGGCAACAAAGCCATACCTTCAGTGAAGGTGTCCGAAGGCGTCGTTGCTCAATGGGCTGGATCTGATGAGCCTGATGCAGACGTGCGCAACTTGGGAAAGGACGGCAAGATTTCCTGGTTGTGTGATCTTCCTGCACAAGGAACAATAGAACTAGTTCTGCAATGGGAGGTATTAACCCCTCCGGATGCTCAAATTGTTGGTTTATACTGAGTAGTATTCCTGTCTACATCTACGTATGTTGTTATCGTGTTGTCGTAATTTGCTGTCTCTAGCACCTGGTTTGCACTAGTACTATCTCAGCAGGCGCTCCGTCAGCCGTCTTCAAAGTTCACACGCACATTCCCAGTTTTCGCAACTTTGTGTTCCGCATGTTATCCTCAAGACATAGCAATCACTGGTTTGAAGACGGAGACATCCTACTGCATTATAGATCCATTGAcacgaaggaagaagaagtctTATACAAAGTCCATACTTCAAAACTGTCGTTGAGCAGGTTAAGCCCGAAAACGACCGATTCATCTCTAAATGGTCGGGATCTTGGGCTAGACCTATCGAATTGCCACTATACACTTGTGGAAAGTAGTCGGGTCGATGCTCGCGATCTCGATATATTGCTTGACCATCTCTACGGGTCTAGGTAAGTTTTCGCCGTCCGTTAACCATTTCTTCCTCATTCATCACCAGCCACCAAACTTGACATTTACTAGTGATCTCTCTACAGCGTACAGTTATGAACAAATTTCTTCTATCATGCGAGCATCAAGTCCTGATCAGCTCGACGTACCTCGATTATATCAAGAAGCCACTTCATACTTCAAATCGCTCGTTCCAGCGCAGCCTGAGGTTATAGCAACTTTTAGATGCGATTGGGCAGAAGACGCTATGGCTTTGTCAATTAAATTTCACATAACTGAGGTAAGGGCTTCGGCTTTTCGCTTGTTCCACCCCGTAAGTTGTTGACAGCTTGAGAAATAGGTCCAAAAACCTCTGATATACTACCTCATCGCCCACTCTGAACTCGATCGTTTCCCTTCATGGGTTGCACCTGATATGGTGGAAAGGATAAAGCAACAGGTAGAAACCATCATGCCTCGTCTAATCGATCAATTCAGCCCCGTCATCTTCACACCACCGCCGACCTCTCATATGGAATGTACGGATATTATCGCTGATCGTTGGATGACCTTGGTCATTACTCCTGCTTTGAGAGATGGAGGTACTGGGAAACCCTTGGATTTCTTGGAGACCATGAAAGGATTGGAATGGGAGAGGGAGGGTGTATGTAAGGACTGTGTGGCGGACAAGAGGGATGAATGGATGGAGGAACAAAGGAAGATTTGGGAACTTTTGGATGGATGGATTTCAGAAACCCAAAAGTAATGAATAACCACATATTACTCTTGTACATTTACCGTATACAAAATAGGAACTAAGTTACAGTTAAAGTGCTGAATGGTGAAACCGAGTTGTCATGCGGTCAACAGAAGTTTGCCCGGTACATACAGACGTCAACACCCGTTTTGCTTTGATCCCGACAACTACGAGTAACACGATATCATCCATCTACAATCGACTCAACATTTGATACGTTTAGTTCCAAGAAATGCCTCCAAAAAAGCAACAACAGGCTAGTTCTTCCAAAATCAAGGACGACAAGGTGTTTGAGCGACTGTAACATGGGAAGCGATACAACTGACTGATTCAGAGCTCGTAGACATTTGGCATGAAAAACGTCGGTCTAATGACATTGATACTCTCAGACTCGGCCGAAATACTGAACTATCAATGATAGAAAAACAAATCTGCCAAGGTTCAGAAGGAAGTACAACGTATccaacaacagcaacagaATGCCGGAAAGTCGAGAGCTGtgctggagaaggagaaagagaaagagatgcgTGAAAAAGCCAAGGCAGAAGAGGAAAAGCGGAAGAAGGAAGACGCTGCGTTGATTAAGCCGGTCGTGGCTCAGAAGGTTCCCTTTGGGGTGGATCCCAAAACGATCTTGTGCGCGTACTTTAAGGCGGGACAGTGCGACAAGGGCAGCAAGTGCAAGTTCAGTCATGATCCGGATGTGGGTAGAAAAGTCGaaaagaaaaacctgtaCGCAGATAGTCGGGAGGAAAAAATGGCTGGTATGTTCACATTCAGATTAACATTCATCCGTATTCACCAGCACTCGCATCTTCTAGATACCATGGATCAATGGGACGAGGAGAAACTCCGTAGTGTTGTTTCATCGAAACATGGGAATCCACGGACAACAACAGATGTCAGCTCACCTCCACAATACCACCGCTTCTACGCTGACCGAGATTCTGCAGATCGTGTGCAAACATTTCATAGAGGCTATTGAAACCCAAAAGTATTTGTTCAATGTGCATTCTTTTCTTTCGTCAACGTGCTAAACACCTATCTTAGGTTTGGCTGGTTTTGGGAATGTCCAAACAGCGATAACTGTCAATATCGGCACGCCCTTCCACCCGGATTCGTCCTCAAATCGCAGAAGAAAGCACTAGACGAAGCCGCTAAGGCAAACACAATTAGTCTAGAAGAATTCCTTGAAGTTGAGGTAAATATCCCAATTCCATCTCAGGATTTATTGGACTAGATCGGGTGTTTCAATCCTCAGCGTCACAAACTAGGATCTAACTTGACCCCGGTGACTCCCGAAACCTTTGCCAAATGGAAGCAGACACGAATGAATAAGAAACAAGCAGAGGATGAAGCACTTCGCAAGACCAAGGATGTTCAACACGCTGCAGGGAAGAATACGGGTATGAGCGGAAGAGACTTGGTAAGAAACGTTGTTGTACCTCCACTTTCCCGTCCTTCAATGATCGAATCTACAGTTCCAATATAACCCTGAATGGTTcgaggacgaagaagacgatgGCGAAGACGATTGGGACTTGGCCAAGTACAGAAGAGAGCAGGAAGAGGAGTCCTTGGCTGTTGAGGAGAAGCGTGTAGCAGATTTGGCCTTGCATGACGGCGAATACCACGAAAACGGTGCTTAACTTCTAGGTCGACACTCGTGGTGGCAGATTTTGCGAGAAATATATATACATGTATATATATTCATTATACACTGTGCTAAGACAATATTGACCGGCGCCTGGTATACGGTAAAACTCAAGTACAAGGTTGCATGAACATCTACTCATCATCGCTACCATAATCCCCCAAATTCAGCCCTCCAGTTACAGGTGGTGGTGCAGGCTTAGGCCGAGCAACAGACTGAGCAAGTCCATTCTTCCTCCTTATCTCGGCGAAATATTTCAACCCCTCCATCGCATCTGCACTGAGTAGACCTTGAGCCTTAGGTGGATCACTCTGAGGCGGCGAGGTCGAGCCACTGTTGTCGAGCTTGCGCCTCTTGGCAGCaggctcctcctcctcgctGTCCTCTTCTGCCCCATTTTCGTTCCCGATAAGATGTCCATCTTCACCTATTGCATCTCCCTCCTCGAGCGCTCGTATTGAGCGCATCGCATCCACAATACGAGGATCCATGTTTTCTCTGATAGCTTTTTGACCCATTTCCTCCAAACGTTGTCTCTCGTTGACTTTCGAAACAGGATTAGGGTCTTCGGTTGCCCAACGGACGTTAAGAATTTCGTCGTTGTCCAGAGACTGACAAGCCATGGCTTCTTTTGCAAACTGAGCATGGAGCTCCGATTTGTAGGTCACGAAGGCGACACTACGGTACTGGAGGACCTTCACCGCCCAGCCAGTCTCAGAGTCATCTGTAAAGAAATGTAAAAAAAACATCGACACTTGTTTCCAAACGATCATAAGTGACCTATGACTCACCTCGCTCGATTTCGCCCCATTCTTTGAAATGTCGTCTGACAACCTCTTCCGTCTCCAACCCAGTTCCGGTCTCCTTGACCCTCCCAACATAGAGGGTACGATTCTGCCTATTGAAGCTTCCAACACCACCCATATCATCTCGATAATCAGCGAATTTGTCTCTAGCGAAACAGTCCTTCGAACTATCGGGTAAAGGATTTTCGGTGTCGGGTAGTGAATGTAAATATTCACATTCCCAGCCGTACGGACAACAGCCACGAGCGAAGAAGAGACAACAATATTTGTTCCCGGTTGCGTTGGCACGCGTCAGACCTGCATCTCGTTTAATGTTGCATCGCGTTTGTGATTTTACTTTGCTGTTTGTCGAAAGTCAGTGTTCGATGAGGAGGAAGTGGCAGAGGTTCGTACTTGGAGTAGCTATCTTCTCTATCTCCTCCTGCCCATTTGTTGTACCATATATCTGCGGGAGGTAAAAAGACGTTGGTTCTGAGAAGTAGTTATGAGTAGGCATCTGAGCGCACTGTATTCTTTCCCGGTTTGAGgggtttctttcttttcaacTTCCCCAGGTTTAACTTGTTTCCTTGCAGGTCGAGTCAatgctttcttcatctttttGGGAGCGGTGACTGCCTGGGTTTCCATTGCATTGGTGGAGGACATCGCATTGGTCGTGTGGTTTATGGCTGGTTTGTGACCAATGTGTGACCATGGTTTGTGTCACCAAGCCCGACTGGAGTCCAACTTAGCACCACTGGTTCCCGAGAGCCATATAGCTTTACATATCACATCAGGATCAAAGCAGACATTTAACGTGTTCAAGGTTAAAATGCGAAGTAATTGGTATTAACTGAAACTTATGGGGCGTGGATATTGAATTGTACTAGGAGTCTCCCGAGCTGGTTTTGTAGTGCTGAAATTTCCTACACTTTTCAGCAGCGCACCTTTCCGCATTCGGTGCAGGGTTTACTGAAGCCGTAGTCGCAGGTATGGCCGGTAACTCCGTTGCATTCGAAGATATGGCCATTGGTGCAAGCAGGATTGATGGACTCGTCACCGCAGAACTGGCTTTGGACAACATTGCAGACGCATGTAGTATTGTCATTACAACCTGGATCGCTCTAGCATAGGGAAGTGGGTGTCAGAGTTGGCGGTCGTGAATGAGGAACGAGGACGTACGCGCCGGATGGGCTCAGCGGTAGTCACTGTGGCGAAAGCCAAGGTAACGAGGACAGCCAAAAACTGTAGAAAGGGAGGCTTGAGTCGCGGAGCTCGAGGCCGGGTGAGGGTACCTTACCTTCATTATGATCGGGATGGAGGGATGTGTCGTTGGATTCTGAGTTGGCAAAGGGGTTGTCGTTCAATGAATCGGAGCAAtttgtttttcctgatgatCAAGCTTTTATACCGTTCCAGCCCTTGGAAACCAAACTTGGCTATTTTTGGCAGATACTGACACCTGTGGTGTTGAGATTGAAGCGGCGGAGTTAAGCGCAACGATGAATGATAGGGCTTTGATTAATGGTCAGAGGTTGGATTGACCTGCTTCAAACGTGGGGCCTGTTTATATCAAAGTGAATTCCTGGAATTTCAAACGATGTCTTTCGTCAAGGATAGTAAGGGGTTCGTTCTTCTGTAGATCGTATTGCCTGAAATCGACCCTGTAGGATTTGGCTTGTATTGACTGTATTTTATGTCAAGTCTTGCTCGGAAAAATAAAAGAGTAGAAGTTGGCTGGCTGGACGATGGAAGGGTACGGGAACTTGGAGCAGAGACCTTGGGATAGGGATATCATGCATGCAAGCGTTTATATAAGGTGATGTTTTCAAGTTCGAACGGGTTGGGGAGGTCTCAAAACCTGAGACTAGAGCTGAAGACCGTCGGAGCTGCTTTTTCACTGGTACCCAGATCTGACCTTCCCAAGATTAACCACATCGATATCAGACCCTTGATCATAGATGGATGATTCAAAATCAAGAAAACTGCAGGTGAGGTGATGAAGGTGATGAAGGTGGACTGTTGCATATGCACGGTAGCTTTAGAAAtccagataagataagatcgATGACGCGATCCAAAAAGCTTCGCGCCTTTTGGCGGACAACCTCTGCGGCCGGCCACTTATACCCTTTACGATACCTCATTCGTCAAGATCTAGCTACTTGCGTTCTCAGAAAGAGGTCGTGATTGTTTTATCTCCGTCTGCAGGACATGTTCCCGGTTCTTGTAGGACACTTCGCGCGACCGGGACCACACAATATCGCACTCTGGCGGCATTTCTTTGCGGCATCTCAGACATGTAGACGCTCTTTGGTTAGCTTTTCATCCTTGAAATATTGCTCAGGTGCGCTCTCCAGTCTCTCCGAAGGGGTGACTTAGGACTCAATTGTGATTTTGTAGCGGGAAGATCTCGACGGTGTTATGGACACTTGGCTCAGGGGAAATCTCAGGAAGCCGGAAGGAAGAATGAAGGGTTCAAAGAGAAGCCTTCGACTCCTCCCAACTCAAAGTCTTCGACTTCAGGCGATATTCTGTCCGAGGTAGCACCACCGACACTATCACAAGAGCGAAGAA contains:
- a CDS encoding uncharacterized protein (BUSCO:EOG09264DJ8) codes for the protein MPPKKQQQASSSKIKDDKTFGMKNKNKSAKVQKEVQRIQQQQQNAGKSRAVLEKEKEKEMREKAKAEEEKRKKEDAALIKPVVAQKVPFGVDPKTILCAYFKAGQCDKGSKCKFSHDPDVGRKVEKKNLYADSREEKMADTMDQWDEEKLRSVVSSKHGNPRTTTDIVCKHFIEAIETQKFGWFWECPNSDNCQYRHALPPGFVLKSQKKALDEAAKANTISLEEFLEVERHKLGSNLTPVTPETFAKWKQTRMNKKQAEDEALRKTKDVQHAAGKNTGMSGRDLFQYNPEWFEDEEDDGEDDWDLAKYRREQEEESLAVEEKRVADLALHDGEYHENGA